A part of Methanomicrobia archaeon genomic DNA contains:
- a CDS encoding XTP/dITP diphosphatase yields MGSKRRLIFVTTNAHKVREITDLAASESSEITIEQLDYDYPELQLDDIEAVARESANYVRAQTGIKEPFFLEDSGLIIPALNGFPGPFSAFVFKTIGNEGILKLMTDKKGDERRATFKTVVAYCDSPKSVPVLFVGTVEGRIAGEIRGNGGFGYDPIFEVEGVTFGEMSAEGKNNVSHRSRAFKKFLGFYSGEVLKKTA; encoded by the coding sequence ATGGGTTCAAAACGGAGATTGATATTCGTCACCACCAATGCGCACAAAGTACGGGAGATAACGGATCTGGCAGCGTCGGAATCGAGTGAGATAACGATCGAGCAGCTCGATTATGACTATCCTGAGCTCCAGCTTGACGATATAGAAGCGGTAGCGCGCGAAAGTGCGAATTATGTGCGTGCACAGACGGGAATTAAAGAGCCCTTCTTCCTCGAGGATTCCGGCCTGATTATCCCAGCTTTAAACGGTTTCCCGGGTCCTTTTTCCGCCTTCGTCTTCAAAACGATCGGAAACGAAGGGATCCTGAAATTGATGACTGATAAGAAGGGCGACGAGCGCAGGGCTACGTTCAAAACGGTCGTTGCATACTGTGATTCACCCAAGAGTGTGCCTGTTCTATTTGTCGGCACCGTTGAGGGGCGCATAGCAGGGGAGATTCGAGGTAACGGCGGTTTTGGCTACGATCCGATATTCGAGGTCGAGGGAGTGACGTTTGGCGAGATGAGCGCCGAGGGCAAAAATAACGTATCGCACCGCAGTAGAGCGTTCAAGAAATTTTTGGGTTTTTACAGCGGTGAGGTATTGAAAAAAACCGCATAG
- a CDS encoding DUF47 family protein codes for MKKGKAREWFTAKKKGETAAVLGFTPFLKALLVNSVLHNMSVFLPHNKKFFDFFEELAGKAEETAQLLADLGADYRPSEPLSLNSDSRSSSLLHVRGRLKVLEGEGDAIVHQIIQGLFYDHTRVTEEKGDIRYFAHNLDNIIDGVEKAVARLAFTTRPTIPEPVSEFAPIIFEATEEIKKAVCCLRDIRHSEIPLEECCIRINELENEADKLNRKWLKILMTTPTEDTNEVLTRLLLKEIVDILEDTMDNCEDVANILETFRLKGGI; via the coding sequence ATGAAAAAGGGTAAGGCGCGGGAGTGGTTTACCGCCAAGAAGAAGGGTGAAACGGCGGCAGTGCTGGGATTTACCCCGTTTTTAAAAGCGCTTCTGGTCAATTCGGTCTTGCACAATATGTCAGTTTTTTTACCACATAACAAAAAATTTTTTGATTTCTTCGAGGAGCTTGCAGGTAAAGCAGAGGAGACCGCGCAATTGCTCGCGGATTTGGGTGCCGATTATCGTCCCTCCGAACCTCTTTCGCTGAACTCTGATTCGCGCAGCTCTAGCCTCTTACACGTTAGAGGACGGCTTAAAGTACTGGAAGGGGAAGGCGACGCGATTGTGCATCAAATCATCCAGGGTCTGTTTTATGACCATACGCGGGTCACTGAGGAGAAGGGCGATATCCGGTATTTCGCGCACAATCTTGATAACATCATCGACGGTGTGGAGAAGGCCGTGGCGCGATTGGCGTTTACGACGCGGCCCACCATTCCGGAACCGGTAAGTGAGTTTGCTCCGATCATCTTTGAGGCCACGGAAGAGATAAAGAAAGCTGTGTGCTGTTTACGCGATATACGACACAGTGAAATACCGTTAGAGGAGTGCTGCATAAGGATAAACGAATTGGAGAACGAAGCGGACAAACTCAACCGGAAATGGCTGAAAATACTGATGACCACGCCGACGGAAGATACTAATGAGGTGCTTACGCGGCTGCTGCTCAAGGAAATCGTGGATATCCTTGAAGATACCATGGACAACTGCGAAGACGTGGCGAACATTTTGGAGACCTTTAGATTAAAGGGCGGCATCTGA
- the hypE gene encoding hydrogenase expression/formation protein HypE codes for MKGSIKLEHGAGGEGMHELLKLVLRYFDFDGLRTGNGAKAAIEVPLQALDDSAVVDDIVFTTDSHTVKPLFFPGGDIGSLSIAGTVNDIAVMGAEPLCLSVAFVIEEGFPLSDFERVLAGMRRTCEEAEVPIATGDTKVVERGAVEKLVVNTSAIGRRTAALDRNLEEVRKYRELDANWLTDSNLRDGDQIIVSGYVGDHGVALLSFREGFEFDTELKSDIAPLNKPIQKILEVGGVVAMKDPTRGGLANLLNEFSEKSNVGILIEEDKIPVRESVRSACELLGIDPLEIGNEGKMVLGVVKEKADEVLDALRATKQGKDAAIIGSVTDELKGVVMKTRVGGKRIVETPIGDPVPRIC; via the coding sequence ATGAAAGGCAGCATAAAACTGGAACACGGTGCAGGCGGCGAGGGGATGCATGAGTTGCTCAAGCTTGTGCTTCGCTACTTTGATTTTGACGGCCTTCGTACTGGCAACGGAGCAAAAGCGGCGATAGAGGTGCCGTTACAGGCATTGGACGACTCTGCCGTTGTTGATGATATCGTCTTCACGACCGATTCGCATACCGTGAAACCGCTCTTTTTCCCGGGTGGTGATATCGGAAGCCTCTCTATCGCAGGCACCGTCAACGATATCGCGGTAATGGGTGCGGAACCGCTCTGTTTATCGGTGGCGTTCGTTATAGAGGAGGGCTTTCCGCTGAGCGATTTCGAGCGCGTTTTGGCTGGCATGCGGCGGACGTGTGAGGAGGCTGAGGTCCCCATAGCCACCGGAGATACGAAAGTGGTTGAACGCGGCGCAGTGGAGAAGCTGGTGGTGAACACCTCCGCGATCGGCAGGCGAACCGCGGCTTTAGACCGGAACCTGGAGGAGGTGCGGAAGTACCGGGAACTTGATGCAAATTGGTTAACAGACTCGAATCTTCGCGATGGCGATCAGATAATCGTCTCTGGGTACGTCGGCGATCACGGCGTTGCGTTGCTCTCGTTCCGGGAGGGGTTCGAGTTTGATACGGAATTGAAATCAGATATAGCGCCGTTGAACAAGCCTATCCAGAAGATCTTAGAGGTTGGCGGTGTGGTTGCGATGAAGGATCCGACGCGCGGGGGGCTCGCGAATTTACTGAATGAGTTCAGTGAGAAATCGAACGTGGGCATCCTGATAGAGGAGGATAAGATCCCGGTACGGGAATCGGTTCGGAGCGCGTGCGAGCTGTTGGGAATAGATCCGCTGGAGATCGGCAACGAGGGAAAGATGGTTCTGGGCGTTGTAAAAGAGAAGGCAGACGAGGTGCTCGACGCGCTACGGGCAACGAAACAGGGAAAAGACGCTGCGATCATTGGCTCGGTGACAGATGAGCTCAAGGGCGTCGTTATGAAGACGCGCGTTGGCGGCAAGCGGATTGTCGAGACACCGATTGGCGACCCTGTGCCGAGGATATGTTGA